The proteins below are encoded in one region of Brassica napus cultivar Da-Ae chromosome A6, Da-Ae, whole genome shotgun sequence:
- the LOC106346400 gene encoding probable protein phosphatase 2C 13 has translation MILSQPEIRVLDVKCHISSAAKEQNSFRVSESVRAQTSDSAETPRFESGMSFATTSIEEPTIEFFPTIRSGSFADIRGRETMEDEHICIDDLSSQFRSLNFSLPSAFYGVFDGHGGPEASLYMKENLTRLFFQDSVFPEMPSVVDNFFLQELENSHRKAFALADLAMADESIVSGSCGTTALTALIVGRHLLVANAGDCRAVLCRRGVAVDMSFDHRSTYEPERRRIEDLGGYFEDGYLNGVLAVTRAIGDWELKSPFSGSSSPLISDPDIQQIILTEDDEFLILACDGIWDVLSSQNAVSNVRQGLRRHGDPRQSAMELGKEAARLNSSDNLTVVVICFSSVLASTQQPQRRRLRFCVSDEARARLQAMLGGD, from the exons aTGATTCTGAGCCAGCCTGAGATCAGGGTCCTCGACGTTAAGTGCCATATCTCCTCCGCTGCGAAAGAGCAGAACAGTTTTCGAGTTTCTGAGTCCGTGCGTGCCCAAACTTCTGATTCCGCTGAAACGCCTCGATTCGAATCG GGCATGAGTTTTGCGACTACTAGCATTGAAGAGCCCACCATTGAGTTTTTCCCAACTATACGTTCAGGGAGCTTTGCTGACATTCGAGGCCGAGAGACCATGGAGGATGAACACATCTGCATAGACGACTTATCATCTCAGTTTCGATCCCTCAACTTCTCGTTACCAAGTGCTTTCTATGGAGTCTTTGATGGCCACGGCGGACCTGAGGCGTCGCTTTACATGAAGGAGAACTTGACGAGACTGTTCTTCCAAGATTCTGTATTTCCGGAGATGCCCTCCGTTGTGGACAACTTTTTCTTGCAAGAACTTGAGAACTCTCACCGGAAAGCTTTTGCTTTGGCTGATCTCGCCATGGCTGATGAAAGCATTGTCAGTGGTTCATGCGGGACAACCGCTTTGACCGCTCTCATTGTCGGACGACATCTTCTGGTCGCTAACGCTGGAGATTGCCGTGCAGTGCTATGCCGGAGAGGAGTGGCTGTTGACATGTCTTTCGATCACAGGTCAACTTATGAGCCTGAGCGTAGGCGGATTGAGGATCTAGGAGGGTACTTTGAGGATGGTTATCTCAACGGTGTTCTTGCTGTCACACGTGCCATTGGGGACTGGGAGCTCAAGAGTCCTTTCTCTGGCTCCTCTTCGCCTCTGATCTCAGACCCAGATATTCAACAGATTATTCTAACAGAGGATGACGAGTTCTTGATTTTGGCGTGTGATGGTATATGGGATGTATTGTCAAGCCAGAATGCAGTGAGTAACGTAAGGCAGGGACTGAGAAGGCACGGAGACCCGAGACAAAGCGCAATGGAACTTGGGAAAGAAGCTGCGAGGCTTAACTCATCAGATAATCTGACGGTTGTGGTCATCTGCTTCTCCTCGGTTCTGGCTTCAACTCAACAACCGCAGAGGAGAAGGTTAAGGTTCTGTGTTTCTGATGAAGCTCGAGCCCGGTTACAAGCGATGCTTGGAGGCGACTGA
- the LOC125574907 gene encoding dihydrolipoyl dehydrogenase 1, mitochondrial — protein MAMANLARRKAYFLTRNVTTSHTDALRFSFSLSRGFASSGSDENDVVVIGGGPGGYVAAIKAAQLGLKTTCIEKRGALGGTCLNVGCIPSKALLHSSHMYHEAKHAFAHHGIKLASVEVDLPAMLAQKDNAVKNLTRGIEGLFKKNKVTYVKGYGKFLSPNEVSVETIDGGNTVVKGKHIIVATGSDVKSLPGITIDEKKIVSSTGALSLSEVPKKLIVIGAGYIGLEMGSVWGRLGSEVTVVEFAGDIVPSMDGEIRKQFQRSLEKQKMKFMLKTKVVSVDASGDGVKLTVEPAEGGDQTTLEADVVLVSAGRTPFTSGLDLEKIGVETDKGGRILVNERFSTNVSGVYAIGDVIPGPMLAHKAEEDGVACVEFIAGKHGHVDYDKVPGVVYTHPEVASVGKTEEQLKKDGVSYRVGKFPFMANSRAKAIDNAEGLVKILADKETDKILGVHIMSPNAGELIHEAVLAINYDASSEDIARVCHAHPTMSEALKEAAMATYDKPIHI, from the exons ATGGCGATGGCGAATTTAGCAAGAAGGAAGGCTTATTTTCTCACCAGAAACGTAACTACCTCTCACACTGACGCTCTTAGATTCTCCTTTTCCCTCTCCCGCGGCTTCGCGTCATCGGGATCTGATGAGAACGACGTCGTCGTCATCGGCGGCGGTCCCGGCGGTTACGTGGCGGCGATCAAGGCGGCTCAGCTTGGTCTCAAAACCACCTGTATCGAGAAGCGCGGCGCGCTCGGTGGTACTTGTCTCAACGTCGGGTGTATTCCCTCGAAG GCACTTCTTCACTCTTCACATATGTACCATGAGGCGAAACACGCATTTGCTCACCATGGTATCAAGTTGGCTTCAGTGGAGGTTGATCTTCCTGCTATGTTGGCTCAGAAAGACAATGCCGTCAAGAACCTCACTCGTGGTATTGAGGGTttgttcaagaagaacaaggtTACCTATGTCAAGGGGTATGGTAAGTTTCTTTCCCCCAATGAAGTCTCTGTGGAGACTATCGATGGAGGAAACACCGTTGTGAAGGGCAAACACATCATTGTTGCTACCGGCTCTGACGTCAAGTCTTTGCCTGGTATTACAATCGATGAGAAGAAGATTGTTTCCTCGACTGGAGCCTTGTCTTTGTCTGAAGTCCCCAAGAAACTGATTGTGATTGGTGCTGGATATATTGGGCTGGAGATGGGTTCTGTTTGGGGAAGGCTTGGATCAGAGGTCACGGTGGTTGAGTTTGCTGGCGATATCGTTCCTTCTATGGATGGTGAAATCCGTAAGCAGTTTCAGCGTTCTCTTGAGAAGCAAAAGATGAAGTTCATGCTCAAGACCAAAGTTGTGTCCGTGGACGCCTCTGGAGACGGTGTGAAGCTCACGGTGGAGCCAGCTGAAGGTGGAGACCAGACCACGCTCGAAGCCGATGTTGTCCTTGTCTCAGCGGGGAGAACACCCTTCACATCTGGACTTGACCTGGAGAAAATCGGAGTGGAAACCGACAAAGGTGGGAGAATTCTGGTGAACGAGAGGTTCTCGACCAATGTCTCAGGCGTGTATGCGATTGGAGATGTGATTCCAGGACCAATGCTTGCTCACAAAGCTGAAGAAGACGGTGTTGCTTGTGTGGAGTTCATAGCAGGCAAACACGGCCATGTGGATTACGACAAGGTTCCTGGTGTTGTCTACACTCATCCCGAGGTGGCTTCGGTCGGTAAAACCGAAGAACAGTTGAAGAAAGACGGTGTGAGCTATCGTGTTGGGAAGTTCCCGTTTATGGCCAATAGTAGAGCTAAGGCCATAGATAATGCCGAAGGATTGGTTAAGATTTTGGCTGATAAGGAGACGGATAAGATCTTGGGCGTTCACATTATGTCACCAAACGCTGGAGAACTGATCCATGAGGCGGTTCTTGCGATTAACTACGATGCGTCGAGTGAAGATATTGCTCGAGTCTGCCACGCTCATCCCACTATGAGCGAGGCTCTCAAGGAAGCTGCCATGGCCACCTATGACAAGCCGATTCACATCTAA
- the LOC106351216 gene encoding beta carbonic anhydrase 3-like, translating to MSTESYEDALERLGELLSNKSDLGNKVAAKIKKLFGELEEFESKKSSDAVKQIKSGFIHFKNHKYLKNPSLFKALAKSQNPKFLVFACSDSRVSPSHILNFQPGEAFIVRNIANMVPLYDKTQHSGTGAAMEYPITKLNVETILVIGHSRCGGIKGLMSIEDDSAPSRSVFIEDWVKIGTPAKNMIKQEYGDLSFEEQCTYCEKEAVNVTLGNLLSYPFVRERVMKGKLTIRGAHYDFVNGTFELWELDVKTTPACFFS from the exons ATGTCGACGGAGTCATATGAAGATGCCCTTGAAAGACTAGGAGAGCTTCTCAG TAACAAATCGGATCTCGGGAACAAGGTGGCCGCAAAGATCAAGAAGTTATTTGGTGAGCTAGAAGAATTTGAATCCAAGAAGTCATCAGATGCCGTAAAACAAATCAAATCCGGATTTATCCACTTCAAGAATCATAAATATTT GAAGAACCCTTCCTTGTTCAAAGCACTTGCCAAGAGCCAGAACCCCAAG TTTCTGGTGTTTGCTTGTTCAGATTCCCGAGTTAGCCCTTCTCACATCTTGAACTTCCAACCTGGAGAAGCCTTCATCGTTAGAAACATTGCAAATATGGTTCCACTTTATGACAAG ACACAACACTCTGGTACTGGTGCGGCTATGGAATACCCAATTACAAAACTCAAC GTGGAGACCATTCTGGTGATTGGTCACAGCCGTTGTGGTGGAATAAAGGGTCTCATGTCCATTGAAGATGATTCAGCTCCAAGTAGGAG CGTCTTCATAGAAGACTGGGTCAAGATTGGTACACCGGCGAAGAACATGATCAAGCAGGAGTATGGAGACCTGAGCTTCGAAGAACAGTGCACATACTGTGAGAAG GAAGCGGTAAATGTGACGCTGGGGAATCTGCTGTCTTACCCATTTGTGAGAGAAAGAGTGATGAAGGGAAAGCTCACCATAAGAGGAGCCCACTACGATTTCGTGAATGGAACGTTTGAACTCTGGGAACTCGATGTCAAGACCACCCCTGCCTGTTTCTTTTCTTAA